The following coding sequences lie in one Mesorhizobium sp. DCY119 genomic window:
- a CDS encoding TerB family tellurite resistance protein, translating to MAASLLTQIRNLFEGDPGVRKVADDPVLSAELLLLFRMILADGTVSESEMEVFRRICEESFGIGGDSLDAVVEYLNDYGYETTGAQAAALFRDLDIERRKLLARHMAEIAKADHQLAENEVRLLRRTLDMLGISPVDVVKPEG from the coding sequence ATGGCTGCTAGCCTGCTTACGCAAATACGCAATCTGTTTGAGGGCGACCCCGGCGTCCGCAAGGTTGCCGACGATCCGGTGCTGTCGGCCGAGCTTCTCCTGCTGTTCCGCATGATCCTTGCCGACGGCACGGTCAGCGAAAGCGAGATGGAGGTGTTCCGCCGCATCTGTGAGGAATCCTTCGGCATTGGCGGCGATAGCCTCGATGCGGTTGTCGAATATCTCAACGATTATGGCTACGAGACCACCGGCGCGCAGGCCGCGGCGCTGTTCCGCGACCTCGATATCGAGCGGCGCAAGCTGCTCGCCCGCCATATGGCCGAGATTGCCAAGGCGGACCATCAGCTTGCGGAAAACGAAGTGCGGCTGCTGAGGCGCACGCTGGATATGCTGGGGATCAGCCCGGTGGACGTGGTGAAACCGGAGGGGTGA
- a CDS encoding ABC transporter permease, giving the protein MTAYLLKRLLIGIATLAVASIVVFSMLEIVPGDPARLMLGMNATPDAVQALRDQMGLDQPVIVRYFDWIGGLLTLDFGKSYTYSVPVIDLVAERVVVSLPLALTALALSTLIAIPVGIFSAERRGRAADTISMGAAQIGVAVPNFWFALLLIYIFAVWLRLVPAGGFPGWSAGVWPALKALILPAIALALPQAAILARVTRSAMLEVLGEDYIRTARAKGMPRRTVLWRHALRNAMIPVVTILGLQFAFLLAGTIIIENVFYLPGLGRLIFQAITQRDLIVVESVVMLLVAVVVIVNLLVDLSYAIVDPRLRTNR; this is encoded by the coding sequence ATGACCGCCTACCTCCTCAAGCGCCTCCTGATCGGCATCGCGACGCTCGCAGTCGCGTCCATCGTCGTGTTTTCGATGCTGGAGATCGTGCCGGGCGATCCGGCCCGGCTGATGCTCGGCATGAACGCCACGCCGGACGCAGTGCAGGCGCTGCGCGACCAGATGGGCCTCGATCAGCCGGTGATCGTCCGTTATTTCGACTGGATCGGCGGGCTGCTGACGCTGGATTTCGGCAAGTCCTACACTTATTCCGTGCCGGTCATCGATCTCGTCGCCGAGCGCGTCGTGGTATCGCTGCCGCTGGCGCTGACCGCGCTGGCGCTGTCGACATTGATCGCCATTCCCGTCGGCATTTTCTCGGCCGAACGGCGTGGCCGCGCCGCCGACACCATCTCGATGGGCGCAGCGCAGATCGGCGTCGCCGTTCCCAATTTCTGGTTCGCCCTGCTGCTTATCTACATTTTCGCCGTCTGGCTGCGGCTGGTGCCGGCCGGCGGCTTTCCCGGCTGGAGCGCTGGGGTCTGGCCGGCGCTGAAAGCCCTGATCCTTCCGGCGATTGCGCTTGCCCTGCCCCAAGCGGCGATCCTTGCCCGCGTCACTCGCTCGGCCATGCTGGAAGTGCTCGGCGAGGACTATATCCGCACCGCCCGCGCCAAGGGCATGCCGCGCCGCACGGTTCTGTGGCGGCACGCGCTGCGCAATGCGATGATCCCGGTGGTGACCATTCTCGGCCTGCAATTCGCCTTCCTGCTCGCCGGCACCATCATCATCGAGAATGTGTTTTATCTCCCCGGCCTCGGCCGGCTGATCTTCCAGGCCATCACCCAGCGCGACCTGATCGTCGTCGAAAGCGTGGTCATGCTGCTGGTCGCGGTGGTGGTAATCGTCAACCTGCTGGTCGATCTGTCCTACGCGATCGTCGATCCTCGCCTGAGGACCAACCGATGA
- a CDS encoding ABC transporter permease, whose translation MTMPATEPTNPPEAGFVAQALRNRSFVIGFVITALIAGMALLSFFWTPYDVTKLIVADRMLPPSATHLFGTDQFGRDVLSMIMVGARSSIAVALVAVGIGMGLGVPLGCWAAARGGFVDDLLMRFNDLVFAFPALLSAVIITAIFGPGAINAVIAIGIFNIPVFARVARAGALAIWPREFILAARAAGKNKTQITVEHVLPNIANLLLVQGTIQFALGILAEAGLSYVGLGVQPPMPSWGRMLFDAQTRMMVAPYLALIPGFAIVFTVLGLNLLGDGISDIIDPKLRRQR comes from the coding sequence ATGACGATGCCGGCAACAGAACCAACCAACCCGCCAGAGGCCGGCTTCGTCGCGCAGGCCTTGCGCAACCGCTCCTTCGTTATCGGCTTCGTCATCACCGCGCTTATCGCCGGCATGGCATTGCTGTCGTTCTTCTGGACGCCTTACGACGTGACGAAATTGATCGTCGCCGACCGTATGCTGCCGCCCTCGGCAACGCATCTGTTCGGCACCGACCAGTTCGGCCGCGACGTGCTGTCGATGATCATGGTCGGCGCGCGCAGTTCCATCGCGGTGGCGCTGGTGGCGGTCGGCATCGGCATGGGGCTTGGCGTTCCGCTCGGCTGCTGGGCAGCGGCGCGCGGCGGCTTCGTCGATGATTTGTTGATGCGCTTCAACGATCTCGTCTTCGCCTTCCCTGCCCTGCTTTCGGCGGTGATCATCACCGCGATCTTCGGGCCGGGCGCAATCAACGCCGTCATCGCCATCGGCATCTTCAACATACCGGTCTTCGCCCGTGTCGCGCGGGCCGGCGCGCTGGCGATATGGCCGCGCGAATTCATTCTCGCAGCGCGCGCTGCCGGCAAGAACAAGACGCAGATCACCGTCGAGCACGTACTGCCCAACATCGCCAACCTGCTGCTCGTGCAAGGCACGATCCAATTCGCGCTCGGCATATTGGCCGAAGCCGGCCTCTCCTATGTCGGGCTCGGCGTGCAGCCGCCAATGCCTAGCTGGGGGCGCATGCTGTTCGACGCGCAGACGCGCATGATGGTGGCGCCCTATCTCGCCCTGATCCCCGGCTTTGCCATCGTCTTCACCGTGCTCGGCCTCAACCTTCTCGGCGACGGCATCAGCGACATCATCGACCCCAAACTGCGGCGGCAGCGATGA
- a CDS encoding TSUP family transporter, which yields MLDIASETIALLAAAAFIAGFIDSIAGGGGLITIPALLLAGFSPIETLGTNKLQGLFGTGSATITYAAKGHVDLKKQLPSALLACLGSILGALLATVLPSDLLRLVLPIVLIAIALYFALKPNMDDVDRVQRLTPFLFGLTIVPAIGFYDGVFGPGTGSFLMLSFVALAGYGMVKATAHTKLLNFASNIGGFAVFAFVGVVSWKIGLMMGVAQFLGARVGASLAIKSGAKLIKPLLVLTCIALAIKLLADPTNPLRTMFGV from the coding sequence ATGCTCGACATTGCTTCCGAAACAATCGCGCTTCTTGCCGCGGCAGCCTTTATTGCCGGCTTCATCGATTCAATCGCTGGCGGCGGCGGGCTGATCACAATTCCGGCGCTGTTGCTTGCCGGCTTCTCGCCGATCGAGACGCTCGGCACCAACAAGCTGCAGGGCCTGTTCGGCACCGGCTCGGCCACGATCACCTACGCCGCCAAGGGCCATGTCGACCTGAAAAAGCAACTGCCGTCGGCGCTGCTGGCCTGTCTCGGCAGCATTCTTGGGGCTCTTCTGGCAACTGTCCTGCCCAGCGACCTGCTGCGCCTGGTCCTACCCATCGTGCTGATTGCAATTGCGCTTTATTTCGCGCTGAAGCCGAATATGGACGATGTCGACCGCGTGCAGCGCCTGACGCCATTCCTCTTCGGGCTGACGATCGTGCCGGCAATCGGCTTCTATGATGGCGTTTTCGGCCCCGGCACCGGCTCTTTCCTGATGCTCTCCTTCGTAGCACTCGCCGGTTACGGCATGGTCAAGGCGACGGCGCACACCAAGCTTCTCAACTTCGCCTCGAACATCGGCGGCTTTGCCGTCTTCGCTTTCGTCGGCGTCGTCTCGTGGAAAATCGGGCTGATGATGGGCGTCGCGCAGTTCCTCGGCGCACGTGTCGGCGCCAGCCTGGCGATCAAGAGCGGTGCGAAGCTGATCAAGCCGCTATTGGTGCTGACCTGCATTGCCTTGGCGATCAAGCTGCTGGCAGACCCGACCAACCCGCTGCGGACGATGTTTGGCGTCTGA